The sequence below is a genomic window from Lelliottia sp. JS-SCA-14.
GTCGGGCAGGCTTCGATGCACGCCGGGCCGCTCTCGCGGTGGTTGCACAGATCGCATTTGTTGGCTTCGGCTTTGTCGGCGCGCACGCTCAGGCCCGCGCCGCTGTTGCGCACAACCGGACGCACGACCACTTCCATCGCGCCGTACGGACAGGCCACGACGCAGGTTTTACATCCGATGCAGCGCTGCTGCATCACCTGCACAAAGCCGTTTTCACGGTTAATGGCCCCGTTAGGGCAGACGTTCGCACAGGGCGCGTCTTCGCACTGGCGGCAAATTGCCGCCGTTGAGATATTCACGCCCTTGATGACATGAATACGTGGCAGGAAAGATTCCGGGGTCAGGGAGGCACAGTCCTGCTGCGCCTGATGGGACACAACGCACGCCACTTCACAGGTACGACAGCCAATACATTTACTGGCATCAGCCATAATAAAACGGTTCATCTGCTTCTCCAGCATTAAGTTATGCGGCGAAACATACATAAAGCGTGCCACATTTTAATACACTGATTTCACTGAACTTAATCAGTGGCCCCAGATGTCATCGTCACGAGTGACGATGACATCTGTCGACGTCAGACATGAACGTGAGCGGCAACCGAATCACGCAGGATTAGCTCACCGGGGAAGGCCTGTTGATAGTTGAACTCGCCGCCGTCGAGCATAAAAATCAGGCGGCTGATGGTCTCTTTGATCATCTCCGTGACCGGAATACGCACGCTGGAGAGCGAGGGCACGATGTAGGGGGCGATAGCCACATCATCAAACCCTACCACCGACACCTCGCCCGGCGTGGCGATCCCGCTGTCATGAAGCTGTTTCAGCGCACCGATCGCCATATCGTCATTGCTGGCGACCAGTGCGGTAAATTTCGCGTTGCGTTCAAGCAGCGTGGCAACGCCCGCCGCCCCGCTCTCCGGGGTCCATCTCCCCTCGACCTGCAACTCGTCGCGCAGGGGAATGTAGTGCTGTAACAGCGCCTCTTTGTATCCTGAAAGACGTTCGATACCGGTCGGGGAATCCAGCGATCCGGTGATAAAGGCGATATCCCGATGGCCCATCGCAATCAGCTGCGACACCGCGTCCTGGCACGAGGCCTTATGATCGGACCACACGCAGTGGCTGCTGTTTTTGCGCAGGCGACGGTTTAGCACCATGATCGGCTGCTCCTGCTTTTCGATAATCTCGTCCATCTCATCGACGCTTAAAAAGCGCGGATAGATGATGATCGCATCGCAGCGCATGTCGAGCAGATACTGGATCGCCTCACGCTCTTCGTCGGCGCTGTGCTTCCCGTCCGCCAGAATCAGCTGGCGGCCTTTTTCTTCCGTCATGCGCGCCGCGTGGAACAGCAGTTCACTGAAATAGACGCCGTGATACAGGGTGTTGGTGACCACCAGCCCCAGGGTTTGCGTCCGTTTGGTGGCGAGATTTCGCGCCAGTAAATTCGGGCGGTAGCCGCTCTCTTCAATCGCCTGAAAAACCCGGTCTTTTGTCTCCTGGCTCACGTAGCCATTGCCCGAAAGCACCCGAGAAACCGTGGCCTTCGACACCCCTGCCCGCTTCGCCACTTCCAGCATCGTGGTCATCTGAATATTCCGTCTAAAACTGATGCGCCGAAGTGTACTGCACCGCGCGAAAATTGTCGCAGCGCGTATCTCACGCTTTTGAATGGTCAAAGTGATCGCTATCACGAATGTAAAAAATGCATAAACCTCCATCTTGTTTCATACGAAGAAACTCATCATGATTTTGTGGAACCGGTTTCCTACACGTTCTCACAATTACAACAGGATCACTTCCGATGGCCAAAAATTATGCCGCGCTGGCGAAAGACGTTGTCAGCGCGCTCGGCGGCAAAGACAACATCGTCGCCGTCACCCACTGTATGACGCGCCTGCGCTTTGTGCTGCAGGACGAAAGCGCCATCGACAGCGCGACCCTCAAAAGCATCAGCGGCGTGCTCGGCGTGGTGCGCAACGACAACCAGTGCCAGGTGATTATCGGCAACACGGTTTCTCAGGCGTACCGCGAAGTGGTGAATCTGCTGCCTGCCGGAATGCGTCCTGCTGAGCCGCAAGGCCCGCAAAAACTGACTCTGCGCCGGATCGGTGCCGGGATCCTCGACGCGCTGATCGGCACCATGTCCCCGCTGATCCCGGCGATCATCGGCGGTTCGATGGTGAAGCTGCTGGCGATGATCCTCGAGATGACCGGCGTGCTGACCAAAGGCGCACCGACGCTCACCATTCTGACGGTGATCGGCGACGGCGCGTTCTTCTTCCTGCCGCTGATGGTGGCCGCCTCTGCCGCCGTCAAATTCAAAACCAACATGTCGCTGGCGATTGCCATCGCGGGCGTGCTGGTCCATCCGAGCTTTATCGAGCTGATGGCGAAAGCCGCCCAGGGCGAGCACGTGGAGTTCGCCTTTATCCCGGTCACCGCCGTGAAATACACCTACACGGTGATCCCGGCGCTGGTGATGACCTGGTGCCTGTCATACATCGAACGCTGGGTGGACAAGATCACCCCGGCGGTGACCAAAAACTTCCTTAAGCCGATGCTGATCGTGCTGATTGCCGCCCCGCTGGCCATCCTGTTGATTGGTCCGATCGGTATCTGGATTGGCACCGCGATTTCCGCGCTGGTTTACACCGTGCACGATTATCTCGGCTGGCTGTCCGTCGCCATCATGGGCGCGCTGTGGCCGCTGCTGGTGATGACCGGGATGCACCGCGTCTTTACGCCAACCATCATTCAGACCATCGCCGAAACCGGCAAAGAAGGGATGGTCATGCCGTCGGAAATCGGCGCGAACCTGTCGCTCGGCGGTTCTTCGCTGGCGGTGGCGTGGAAAACCAAAAACCCGGAGCTGCGCCAGACGGCACTCGCGGCGGCGGCATCCGCCATCATGGCGGGGATTTCTGAACCGGCCCTGTACGGCGTGGCGATTCGCCTGAAACGCCCGCTGATTGCGAGCCTGATCAGCGGCTTTATCTGCGGCGCGATCGCCGGTATGGCGGGACTTGCCAGCCACTCCATGGCGGCACCGGGCCTGTTTACCAGCGTCCAGTTCTTCGATCCGGCGAACCCGATGACCATCGTCTGGGTGTTTGGGGTGATGGCCCTGGCCGTGGTGCTCTCCTTTGTTCTGACCCTGATCCTCGGCTTTGAGGATATCCCGGTCGAAGACGAGGCCGAGAAAGCCCGCGCCCTGCAAACCGCACCGGTTCCGGCACACGAGGCGCGAGCCTGATGAATAACGAGGTCAACATGTCTGTTTTTCCAGAAGGATTTTTATGGGGTGGCGCACTGGCCGCCAACCAGAGTGAAGGCGCTTATCGCGAGGGCGGCAAAGGGCTGACCACCGTCGATATGATCCCCCACGGCGCAAACCGGATGGCGGTGAAAGTCGGGAAGGAAAAACGTTTTACGCTTCGCGACGACGAGTTTTACCCCAGCCACGAGGCGATTGATTTTTACCATCGCTACAAAGAAGACATCGCCCTGATGGCGGAGATGGGTTTTACGGTGTTCCGCACTTCCATCGCCTGGAGCCGCCTCTATCCGAACGGCGACGAGCCGCTGCCGAATCAGGACGGCATCGCCTATTACCGTGCGGTGTTTGAAGAGTGCAAAAAGTACAACATCGAGCCGTTAGTAACCCTGTGCCACTTCGATGTGCCGATGCACCTGGTCACCGAATACGGCTCCTGGCGCAACCGTAAAATGGTCGATTTCTTCGCACGCTATGCGCGCACCTGCTTCGAGGAGTTCAACGGCCTGGTGAAATACTGGCTGACCTTCAACGAGATCAACATCATGCTGCACAGCCCGTTCTCGGGCGCGGGGCTGGTGTTTGAAGAGGGCGAAAACGAAGACCAGGTGAAATACCAGGCCGCGCACCACGAGTTAGTGGCGAGCGCGCTGGCAACCAAAATCGCCCACGAGGTGAACCCGGAAAACCAGGTCGGCTGCATGCTGGCGGGCGGAAATTTCTATCCTTACTCCTGCAAGCCAGAAGACGTGTGGACGGCGCTGGAAAAAGACCGCGAGAACCTGTTCTTTATCGACGTGCAGGCGCGCGGCAGCTATCCGGCCTACTCGGCGCGCGTGTTCCGCGAAAAAGGGGTGACGATTGTTAAAGACCCGGCTGACGACCAGATCCTCAAGCACACCGTCGATTTTGTCTCGTTCAGCTACTACGCGTCACGCTGCGCCTCGGCGGAGATGAACGCCAACAACACCAGCGCGGCCAACATCGTTAAATCTCTGCGCAACCCGCACATCGAAGTGAGCGAATGGGGCTGGGGCATCGACCCGCTGGGCCTGCGCATCACGATGAACATGATGTACGACCGCTACCAGAAACCGCTGTTCCTGGTGGAAAACGGGCTCGGTGCGAAAGACGAGATCGACGCGAATGGTGAGATTAACGACGACTATCGCATCAGCTATCTGCGGGAACACATCCGCGCGATGGGCGATGCGATTGAAGACGGCGTCCCGCTGATGGGCTACACCACCTGGGGCTGTATCGACCTGGTAGCGGCATCCACCGGGGAGATGAGCAAGCGCTACGGGTTTGTGTATGTCGATCGCGACGACGCAGGCAACGGGACGCTGGACCGGAAACGCAAAAAATCGTTCTGGTGGTATAAGAAGGTGATTGCGAGTAACGGGGCGGATTTGGGCTAGTCGCTTACATCGGTCTGGGATTTTGTAGGCCCGGTAAGCGCAGCGCCACCGGGCAATTTCAGGCCGCAGCGCCGTTTCCCGCCGGGTGGCGGCTGCGCCTTACCCGGCCTACAAAAACCCTTTTTAGGCCGGGCCACAACGGCTCATAACTGCGCAAATCCCCCATCCCCTTCCCACCCCGCCAGCCGGGAATAGACCACTTCAACCGCCGCTTTAATCGCTGGCGTCATCGGGTAATAAAACCCGACAATATCCGGCTGAATGCCCAAAAACAGCACCTCGCCCACGTCGTCTTTAATCTGATCGACCAGATAGTTGAGGGGCATATTGTGGGTGGTCATCATGAACATCTCCGCGATATCGTCCGGGTCGATCAGGCGGATTTCGCCGGGGTTCAGCCCCATGTCCGTCGCATCGACAATCAGCAGACGGTCCGGGCGCAGCTCGCGCAGGGCGACCACGTCGTTTTCCGGCGCGCTGCCGCCGTCGATCACCCGCCAGTTGCCCTGCGGATTCGCGAAGCACATCTCCGCCAGCAGCGGGCCTGCACCGTCATCGCCCATCATGCTATTGCCGACACACAGTAAAACGTCAGTCACGTAATCTCCTCACCATCAGGTAGATGGCGCTCTCCTGATGAATATCATGCAGCATGCTGAGCAGCGTTTTGCTCCACGCCTGCTGGGCGGGGGTTTGCACCGCCAGCGCCGCGTCAAAGGCGTTCGCCAGCATGGCGATGTGGTTGCTGTCGATGACGATCTCGCCATACTTCGGCACGCCTTCCATTTTGCGCCGCGCCGTACTGTCCGTCTCCAGCGTGCCGATCCAGGCCAGATACTCTTGCCACGGGCAGCTCAACGCCGCCTCTAAACAGTCGATCACGCCAAGGTGGTGGCCAATCGCCAGGCTGTAATAGACCACCTGCTGGGCCGCATCCGGCGTCGCATCGTTCTCATCGATAAATTTACGGCTCAGCTGACTGAACACCACCTGTTCGCTCATCGGATACGCGCCTCGTCGACCACCTGGTTGAGGTTCGCCACGATCTCGTTCAGACGCGGATCTTTTTCCGCCTCCAGCCAGCGCTCAACCTGATGCTCGCCCTGGCTCAGCAGACGCAGATAGTCATCGGCAATCTGGCGGCCATAGCGATATCCGGCAAGACGACGCGCCGTCCTGTCGACCTTCACCCGCAGCGGCTGCACCATGTCCGGATGCAGAATTTGCGCGGGCTGGTTGTCGATTTCCCCCGGCTCGCGGGCGTGAATTTTCTGCTCCAGCAGCCCCAGCGCCATCGCAAAACCGTACAGCGTCGCGGCAGGCGTCGGTGGGCAGCCGGGAATATAGACATCCACCGGCACGATTTTGTCGGTCCCACCCCAGACGCAGTAGAGATCGTGGAAGATACCGCCGCTGTTGCCGCACGCCCCGTAGGAGATGCAGATTTTCGGATCCGGCGCCGACTGCCAGGCACGCAGGGCCGGAGATCGCATCGCGCGCGTCACCGCGCCGGTGAACAGCAGAATGTCCGCATGACGCGGAGACGGCACCACTTTGATGCCAAAACGTTCGGCGTCAAACAGCGGAGACAGAGTGGCGAAGATTTCAATCTCGCAGCCGTTGCAGCCCCCGCAGTCCACGCGGTAGACGTAGGCGGAACGTTTGATTTTTTTCAGCAGAGACGCTTTCATGTTGGCGATGGATTCATCCACCGTCATCGGCACCGGAATGCCGTTATCGTCGCGCGGGCCGAGTAAATTATTCATCAGCTGGCTTCTCTCATGTGGCGGGTGATATCGATGCGGTCGGACGGCAGCAGGCACTTCTGACGCTTGCACTCCGGGCAGGTTTCAAACCCTTCCCGGTGCAGTTCCGCCCGCGCATCGCCGTTGTGTTTCAGCAGCGCGATGGCATAGTCGATCTCTTTTTGCACGGCGAACGGATGGTTGCAGACGCGGCAATGGCACAGGTCAAAGCGCGACTGCTGAAGGAAATCGGCTTTGTTCCACACCGCCAGCTCGTACTCCTGCGACAGCTTAATCGCCGCCGTCGGGCAGACCTCTTCGCAGCGACCACAGAAAATGCAGCGCCCGAGGTTGAACTGCCAGGCCAATTCATTCGTCGCCAGATCCGTCTCCACCGTCAGGGCGTTCGACGGACAGGCATTCACGCACGCCGCACAGCCGATGCACTGCTGCGGGTTGTGCTCCGGTTTGCCACGAAAGTTTTTATCGACCGGCATCGGCTCAAGGGGATAACTGCTGGTGACCGTGCCGGTTTTGATCACTTTTTTGATAAATGTAAACATGACGGCTCCTTATTTCAGCGGCGAGTTCTTGCGCTCGATGCTGTAGCGTTCAAGCTCTTTGTACGGCACCACCTGGCTTTTCTTCTTGCGTACATCCACCACCGTCATGCGGTCGGTACAGGAGTAGCAAGGATCGAGGCTACCGATGATCAGCGGCGCGTCAGACACCGTGTTGCCGCGCAGCATATAGCGCAGGGTCGGCCAGTTGGCGTAGGTCGCCGCACGACAGCGCCAGCGGTAGAGCTTCTGGTTGTCGCCGGTCATGCTCCAGTGGATATCATCCCCGCGCGGCGCTTCGGAGAACCCGAGGGCGAAGCGGTTCGGAATATAGGTAAAGCCTTCCACTGCCAGAGGCCCGCCCGGCAGGTTATCCAGACCAAAGTCGATCATATTCAGCGCGGTAAAGACTTCGTTGATGCGCACTTTCAGGCGGGAAATCACGTCGCAGCCCTGCTCGGTGTGGACCGTCATCGGCAGCAGGCCGTAGCCCACGAACGGGTGATCGGCGCGGGTATCGCGGGCGTGGCCGCTGGCGCGTACCATCGGGCCGACGTTGCTGAAGTCGCGGGCGATCTGCGGATCAAGACGGCCCACACCGACGGTACGCTGCTCGATGTTGGGCGTGCTGAGCAGCATATCCACCAGATCCTGCACGTCGCGGCGCATCTGCTGCGCCAGCAGGCGAGTCTGGATCATGTCGTCTTTCAGCAGATCGCGGCGAATCCCGCCGATCAGGTTCAGACCGTAGGTTTTACGCGCCCCGGTGAGGATCTCCGCCATTTTCATCGAGGCTTCACGGACGCGGAAGAACTGCATAAACCCGGAATCAAAGCCGACGAAGTGACAGGCCAGGCCGAGGTTCAGCAGATGCGAATGCAGGCGCTCCACTTCCAGCAGAATGGCGCGGATCATCTGAGCGCGCTCCGGCACCACGATCCCCATCGCGTTTTCCACCGAAGTGGTGTAGGCGGTGCTGTGGGCGAAGCCGCAGATCCCGCACACGCGATCCGACAGGAAGGTGACTTCGTTATAACCCATGCGGGTTTCCGCCAGTTTTTCCATTCCACGGTGGACGTAGAACAGGCGGTAATCGGCATCGATAATATTTTCGCCATCGACAAACAGGCGGAAGTGGCCCGGTTCATCGGAGGTGACGTGCAGCGGGCCAATAGGCACCACGTTGTTCTTTTTGCTGCCGAGCTCGTTGATGAACTCGTAGGTTTCGCTGTCGGTGGTCGGGGCAGGACGCTGGCGATAATCCATGCTGTCTTTGCGCAGGGGATAGAGTTCATCCGGCCAGTCGTCGGGAAGCACAAGACGGCGTTCATCCGGCAGGCCGACCGCGATCAGACCGTACATATCGCGCACTTCGCGCTCGCCCCACACCGCCGCAGGCACGCGCGGCGTGACGGACGGGTATTCCGGTTTATTCGGATCGACTTCGACGCGCACCGTAATCCAGCACTTCTCGCCCTGCTCCATCGACAGCACGTAATAGACCGCGTAGTTGCCGCACAGCTGACGTTCGTCGTTGCCGAACAGCACCGACAGCCAGCCGCCCTGCTGGTAATAGAGAAACTCCACCACTTCCGGCAGATAGTTCACCTTGATGGTGACGGTGATCTGGTCTTTGGTCTGCCAGCTCTCCTCCAGCACCACGCCGGGAAACGCCTGATGCAGTGCGGCGAGATACTGTTGACCCACTTTTTCTTCTGACATGCTAAAACTCTCTGTAATCACGCCACCAGCAAGGAGACGAAGGCTAAAAAGGCGAACCCAAAACCGGCCCAGGTGATGCGCGAGGTGGCGTTGAACCGCAGACGCGCCATGCTGTTTTCAAACAGGGCGATGATCAGCACACCAACCACCAACTTGAGCACGGCCATTACTACCGCCAGCAGTAAACCCGCCGCCGAGAAGTGCGTCATCTGTCCCCACGGGAAGAAGACGCCGACAAACATCTGCAGCACCACCAGCTGTTTAAGGCTGATGCCCCATTTCAGGACCGCAAAACCGTAGCCGCTGTACTCCGTGAGCGGGCCTTCCTGCAGCTCCTGCTCCGCTTCCGCGAGGTCAAACGGCAGTTTGCCCATCTCGATAAAGGTGGCGAACGCGCAGGCGCAGAGGGCCAGAATCAGCGGAACGCTGCGGGCAACCGGCCAGTGATAGACGGTATCCGCGATAAAGCTGATGTGGGTCGAACCCGCGACCTGCGCCGCGACCCACAGGCCCAGCAGCAGAATCGGCTCAACCAGCACGCCGAGCATCGCTTCGCGGCTGGCACCAATACCAGTAAACGGACTGCCCGTATCCAGCCCGGCAATCGCAAAGAAAAAGCGCGCGATGGCGAACAGGTAAATCAGGGTAATCAAATCACCCAGCACCGGCAGCGGCGACGCGATCGTCACCACTGGCAACGCGGTGGCGATGGTCAGCATCACGCCGACCATCACGAACGGCGTCAGGCGGAAGACCCAGCCGGAGGCGTCCGGGGCGATGCTCTGACGACCCATCAGCTTGAAGAGATCGCGGTACTCCTGGAGGACGCCAGGGCCGCGACGGTTGTGCATTCGGGCGCGGGCCACGCGGGTGATGCCCGAGAGCAGTGGCGCAGCGGCGAATAACACCAGCGCCTGAAGTAATGCCAGTAACAGACTCATGTCAGGCTCCTCGTGAAATCACAATCACCACCAGCACCGCCAGCTCGACAAGCGCGAGGCGACGGAACAGCGTGGGCGCGACCGCGCTTTGCCAGCCGGGGATCATCCTGACCGGATTCAGGGCGTGGCGCAGTTTCAGCACAAAGGCGAAGTTCTCTTTCACCGGCATCGCAAAACCGTGCGCGGTAATCACCATCGACTGCTCGTGCTCGTATCCGCAGGCCCATGCCGTCCCGCGTGAACGGGCAGGCAGACGGTCGCGTTTGAAGAACATCATCAACACCAGCGGCAGAAGCGGCGCAGCGATCAGCAGCAGGGCCATCATCGGCTGCGAAACGGCGGTGTGGGCGGTGGTGAGCGGCAGCGGAACCGCCGAACCCAGCAGCGGCAGCAGCCACGGCGCAGCCACCCCGCCCGCGATGCAGCACAGGGCCAGCAGCACTACGCTCGCCGTCATCAGGGCCGGTGCGCAGCGGGCGTTTTCCGCCTCGCGGGTGCGCGGTGCGCCGAGGAAGGTGACGCCGTAGACTTTCGCCATACACATCACCGCCAGCGCGCCGGTGATCGCCAGACCGACAGCCAGCATCGGCCCCAGCAGACGGGCGACAAAGACATCGCTCTGGCCGAGAGCAAAGAAGGACTGATAGATCACCCACTCACCGGCAAAGCCGTTGAGCGGCGGCAGCGCGGCCATCGCCATCAAACCGACCAGCATGGCGAGCGAAATCAGCGGCATTTTTTTGCCAATACCGCCGAGCTTCTCGATATCGCGATGCCCGGTGCGGAACCAGACGCTGCCCGCCCCGAGGAACAGCGTGCTTTTAAACAGGCTGTGGTTAACGAGGTGATATAGCCCGCCGATGAAGCCACAGGCGATCAGCGCCGGATGGTTCAGCGCCAGGCCGGTCAGCCCCGCGCCCAGACCGAGCAGGATGATGCCGATGTTCTCCAGGGTGTGATACGCCAGCAGACGCTGGATGTTGTGCTCCATCAGGGCGTACAGGCCGCCGACAAAGGCGGTGATCATCCCGGCAATCAGCAGCACTACGCCCCACCACAGCGGCGGCTGGCCGCCAATCAGGGAAAGGGTCAGGATGCCGAACAGACCGACTTTCATCACCACCGTCGAAAACAGCGTCGCGGCGGGGGCGGACGCATTGGCATGCGCCTGCGGTACCCAGCCGTGCAGGGGAATAATCCCCGCCAGCAGACCAAAGCCGACCACGCCCAGCAGCCAGATATCCGCCCCGAACGGCAGCATCTGCGCGCGGGCGCTCAGGAGATCCAGATCCAGCGTGCCGTAGCGCTGCCACACCAGCCAGCAGGTCAGCGCCAGCAGAACGGTGCCGAGGCGCCCGAGGGCAAACCACAGTTTCCCGGACTGGCTGCACCCGGTCAGGAACACGCCGCACAGGGCCATGATTTCCGCCATCACCACCAGCGCCGCCAGATTGCTGGCGACCACCGTACAGACGGCGGCGGCGAGCAGGAGATTGACCAGCAGACCGTTGGGTTTGGTCTGCGGATGGCGATGCCAGTCAATATTGAACAGGCTGACAAACAGGCCGCACAGGCCAAAGGTGATGAGCCAGATCGCGTTCAGCGGCGTGAGCTGGACGGTGTGGCGAACCAGCGGCATCACGCCTTGCGCATGCAGACCGCCGGTAAGCACCATAAATCCGGCGCAGGTTGTGATCGCACTCCCCAGCGCGCCGCCGATCCCGGCGGTCCATCCGCTGAGGGTTTTGTGGAACGAGAAGAGCAGCGACAGCACGGCCGCGGCCACAAACCAGGCCACGGCGCTGTTAATCAGAGTCACAGCGTTCATTTCGCCCCCTCGTTTTGCGCCTGGAACAGCGACAGATCGCCAAAATCGGTGTTTATCGTCAGCTCGCGTTTGCGTTTACTGGTGCGCGCGATATCGCGGATGTTAACCAGAATCAGCGCTTTGGTCGGGCAGGTGCGCACGCACGCCGGGCCTTGCTCATCGAAGCTGCACAGATCGCACTTCACCGCCACGGCGCGCACGCCCGGCACCCAGTCCAGCAGGCTGCTGACGCGGGCCGGTGCGGGAGGCGCTGGCGGCGCTTTTGGCGAGTTGGCGTTGGCCGGAATATGCAGCGGACGGCTGCCGGAAAATTCAATCGCGCCAAACGGACAGGCGATGCCGCACAGCTTGCAGCTCACGCACAGGCTCTCGTTCAGCTGCACCGCGCCATCGATACGGGTGATGGCATTCACAGGACAGACGCCCGCGCAGGGGGCATCCTCACATTGATGGCAGAGCTGCGGGGCAGACTCTTTTTCATTACGCATAACGCGCAGGCGCGGCATCGACTGCAGCCCGTGCAGACGGTGTGTTTCGGAACACGCCGCTTCACAGGTGTGGCAGCCAATACAGACCGTCGAGTCAGCAATTACAAAACGGTTCACCGGGTAGTCCTCAGGACAGTGTCATTTTTGACGACGACGTGCCATCTCGACACATCTCGACACGTAAACATCAGGCGGTGCGCGATTCGCTCACCAGTTCGTGCAGATTCACCGGGAGGTTGTGTTCCACCGCCGCATAGAGGCCGTCGTACACCGGCGCGATTTTTTCCAGATAGTGTTCAAGCACCTGGTGGCGATCGCGGGTGCTGACGTGACCGTCAACCATGCCGTCGGTCATCAGCTGTGCCTGGGCAATGCGCTGCCTTTCGCCGTCTTTGGTTTCGACGTGGTATTCGATGACGTGGCTGTTGAAGTTGTCCGCCAGGGTGACGTAAATCGTGAAGTGGCCGAAGAGGATGAAGCACAGATCCTCCTGCGCCGCGCAGCTCATGGCGTGGTGCAGATGGGCTTTTGACAGGGTGATGCCCTGAACCAGTGAGTTGCAGTAGAGGTGCCACTGCTCCTGTAATTGTTGATGGCGTTGCGCGATGTAATCCGCTTTTTCGCTAAGTTCCCAAATAGTCATCTCAGGTATCCGGTTAATGGAGATGAGGGCTGTTAAGCAGATTTTGTGCCAGTTTTTATCATGCTGATATTTATCGATTTTTCATCATCATCACTGTCAACATCAGCGTGTCGACGTGTCATTTCGTCAGCGCCGACATCGTCACGCCTTATCTCAAATTAAGCTGGCATCGTTATTGCATTAACGCCTAAAACATCAGGAGGCGTCATGCACGAAATCACCCTCTGCCAGCGCGCGCTGGAACTTATCGAACAGCAGGCGAAGCAGCATCACGCGAAACGCGTCACCGGCGTGTGGCTGAAAGTCGGGGCGTTTTCCTGCGTCGAGCCCAGCGCCCTGACCTTTTGCTTTGAGCTGGTGTGCCGCGACACGCTGGCGGAAGGCTGCGAGCTGCATCTCGAAGAGCAGCAGGCCGAATGCTGGTGTGAGACCTGCCAGCAGTACGTCACGCTGCTGTCATCGAAAGTGCGAAGCTGCCCGCAGTGTCAAAACACCGGGCTGAGGATCGTCGCGGACGACGGCTTGCAGATCCAGCGCCTCGAAATAGACCAGGAGTAAATCATGTGTAGTACCTGCGGTTGCGCCGAAGGCAACCTGTATATCGAAGGGGACGAGCATCGCCCCCACTCCGCGTTTCGCTCCGCGCCCTTTTCTCCCCCCCCGCGCAACGTATCAGCGTTGACCGGCCTGCGCTTTGCGCCGAAGCCATCGGACGAAGGCGACCTGCATTACGGCCACGGCGAAGCGGGCACCCACGCGCCGGGCATGAGCCAGCGTAAAATGCTGGAGGTGGAGATCAACGTGCTGGACAAAAATAACCAGCTCGCCGCCCGCAACCGCGCGCGCTTCGCCGCTCGCCAGCAGCTGGTGCTGAACCTGGTTTCCAGCCCCGGCTCCGGCAAAACCACCCTGCTGACGGAAACCCTCAAACGCCTGAACCAGCGCGTCCCGTGCGCGGTGATCGAAGGCGATCAGCAGACCGTGAATGACGCCGCGCGTATTCGTCAAACCGGCACCCCGGCGATTCAGGTGAATACCGGTAAAGGCTGTCATCTGGATGCGCAGATGATTGCCGACGCCGCGCCGCGTCTCCCCCTCCCTGATACGGGCATTCTGTTTATCGAGAACGTGGGCAACCTCGTCTGCCCGGCCAGTTTCGACCTCGGTGAACGGCATAAAGTGGCGGTGCTCTCCGTCACCGAAGGGGAGGACAAACCGCTGAAATACCCGCATATGTTTGCCGCCGCCTCGCTAATGCTGCTCAACAAAATCGACCTGCTGC
It includes:
- a CDS encoding 4Fe-4S dicluster domain-containing protein encodes the protein MNRFVIADSTVCIGCHTCEAACSETHRLHGLQSMPRLRVMRNEKESAPQLCHQCEDAPCAGVCPVNAITRIDGAVQLNESLCVSCKLCGIACPFGAIEFSGSRPLHIPANANSPKAPPAPPAPARVSSLLDWVPGVRAVAVKCDLCSFDEQGPACVRTCPTKALILVNIRDIARTSKRKRELTINTDFGDLSLFQAQNEGAK
- the hycA gene encoding formate hydrogenlyase regulator HycA, which translates into the protein MTIWELSEKADYIAQRHQQLQEQWHLYCNSLVQGITLSKAHLHHAMSCAAQEDLCFILFGHFTIYVTLADNFNSHVIEYHVETKDGERQRIAQAQLMTDGMVDGHVSTRDRHQVLEHYLEKIAPVYDGLYAAVEHNLPVNLHELVSESRTA
- the hypA gene encoding hydrogenase maturation nickel metallochaperone HypA, which produces MHEITLCQRALELIEQQAKQHHAKRVTGVWLKVGAFSCVEPSALTFCFELVCRDTLAEGCELHLEEQQAECWCETCQQYVTLLSSKVRSCPQCQNTGLRIVADDGLQIQRLEIDQE
- the hypB gene encoding hydrogenase nickel incorporation protein HypB, with amino-acid sequence MCSTCGCAEGNLYIEGDEHRPHSAFRSAPFSPPPRNVSALTGLRFAPKPSDEGDLHYGHGEAGTHAPGMSQRKMLEVEINVLDKNNQLAARNRARFAARQQLVLNLVSSPGSGKTTLLTETLKRLNQRVPCAVIEGDQQTVNDAARIRQTGTPAIQVNTGKGCHLDAQMIADAAPRLPLPDTGILFIENVGNLVCPASFDLGERHKVAVLSVTEGEDKPLKYPHMFAAASLMLLNKIDLLPYLDFDVEKCLACAREVNPEIEILMVSATKGDGMESWLSWLENERCA